In a single window of the Synechococcus sp. WH 8016 genome:
- the ntcA gene encoding global nitrogen regulator NtcA, with protein MAEVSRGFSRYAPPTIRPVGSNFGTPTAPATRTLQDVIRGLDGANTEMVERGKTIFFPGDPAEKVYLIRRGAVRLSRVYESGEEITVALLRENSLFGVLSLLTGHRSDRFYHSIAFTRVEMVTAPATSVRQAIEDDTSVGLLLLQGLSSRILQTETMIETLTHRDMSSRLVSFLLVLCRDFGVPGQRGITIDLRLSHQAIAEAIGSTRVTITRLLGDLKSSSLVDIDRKKITVLDPIALAKRFS; from the coding sequence CCCACCATCCGCCCGGTGGGCTCGAATTTCGGAACTCCCACGGCTCCAGCCACCCGCACCCTTCAAGATGTCATTCGTGGTCTCGATGGTGCTAATACCGAGATGGTGGAGCGCGGGAAAACCATCTTTTTCCCCGGCGACCCCGCTGAAAAGGTTTATCTGATTCGTCGAGGTGCCGTCCGCCTCTCCAGGGTTTATGAATCCGGCGAGGAAATCACTGTTGCCCTGTTGCGAGAAAACAGTTTGTTTGGCGTTCTGTCGTTGCTGACAGGTCACCGCTCCGATCGCTTTTATCACTCAATCGCTTTCACAAGGGTGGAGATGGTGACGGCTCCAGCCACATCCGTGCGGCAGGCCATTGAAGACGACACCAGTGTGGGATTGCTGTTGTTGCAGGGGCTGTCCAGCAGGATTCTCCAGACTGAAACGATGATCGAAACCCTCACCCATCGAGACATGTCATCTCGGCTGGTGAGCTTTCTGCTGGTGCTTTGTCGAGATTTCGGTGTGCCTGGTCAACGGGGGATCACCATCGATTTACGCCTTTCTCACCAAGCCATTGCCGAGGCGATCGGGTCCACACGCGTCACGATCACGCGTCTCCTGGGGGACCTCAAGTCATCGAGCCTTGTCGATATCGATCGCAAAAAGATCACTGTTCTCGATCCAATCGCTCTCGCCAAGCGGTTCAGCTGA